In Oleidesulfovibrio alaskensis DSM 16109, the genomic stretch GCAAAAAAATGTAATTACTGCAGTAAGATGAGATGTGGTGGGCGTGTTAAAGTAACCGTTAAACTTTGATTTTGGAACTTTAACACCATGAGCGTTGGTAATAGAATAAAGCAGATACGAGGTAGGATGCCTCAAAAAGAGTTCGCTGCCACCCTCGGTATCGCCCAGAACACCCTTGGCGGTTACGAGAGGGATGAGCGTACCCCTAACGCGGAAGTGATAGTCTCTATCGCAAAAGTCTTTAACATCTCATTTGACTGGCTATTGACTGGTGAGGGCTGCAAATACAGAGAACAAAACGCAAAGCTGGTTCAACAGCCTTCACCCGACACAGGAGCCGGACCATGTCAGCGTTGTGCAAAACTGGAAAAGGAGCTTGATGACTTGCGCCAAGACCAGCGCAAGGAAAGGGAGAAAAATGATGCGCTGGTTCAAGCGCTGCTGAAAGAAAGGGATAGGCTTGAAGAGGCAAGTGCTACTGTACTGCGACTGACTCAGGATAACGCTGAGTTGCGCCTTCAGTTGGCTCGGGCCGCGCCGGAAC encodes the following:
- a CDS encoding helix-turn-helix domain-containing protein is translated as MSVGNRIKQIRGRMPQKEFAATLGIAQNTLGGYERDERTPNAEVIVSIAKVFNISFDWLLTGEGCKYREQNAKLVQQPSPDTGAGPCQRCAKLEKELDDLRQDQRKEREKNDALVQALLKERDRLEEASATVLRLTQDNAELRLQLARAAPEPAEANRRSA